The Sphingosinithalassobacter sp. CS137 genome includes a region encoding these proteins:
- a CDS encoding hemerythrin domain-containing protein, whose translation MQLIEKHFFEHRELEDAAARLARIVDAAVPDAAAVAAVRWNMAAALLDHCANGDRQVYERLVVSGDGAAIAAAWRFRQEHGETAESFRRYVQQWPVARITREWREFQAETRLVLSQLAACIAMEEAVLHPHLKRLHIKSA comes from the coding sequence ATGCAACTGATTGAGAAGCATTTTTTCGAACATCGGGAGCTTGAGGACGCTGCCGCGCGTCTGGCGCGCATCGTCGATGCGGCCGTGCCCGATGCGGCAGCCGTGGCGGCTGTCCGCTGGAACATGGCAGCCGCGCTGCTCGACCATTGCGCGAACGGCGATCGCCAGGTCTATGAACGGCTGGTCGTTTCGGGCGATGGAGCCGCAATCGCTGCCGCGTGGCGGTTCCGCCAGGAGCATGGGGAAACCGCCGAGAGCTTCCGCCGCTATGTCCAGCAGTGGCCGGTGGCCCGGATCACGCGCGAATGGCGGGAATTTCAGGCGGAAACGCGGCTGGTTCTGAGCCAGCTCGCCGCGTGCATCGCGATGGAGGAGGCGGTGCTCCATCCGCATCTGAAGCGGTTGCATATCAAAAGCGCCTGA
- the uvrB gene encoding excinuclease ABC subunit UvrB, translating into MAIQIRTTLDEPETGESFVPHRPQRPEKAEGGKKFKLISDYEPSGDQRTAIPELVEQARAGERDQVLLGVTGSGKTFTMAKVIEALQRPALVLAPNKILAAQLYGEFKSFFPENAVEYFVSYYDYYQPEAYVPRTDTYIEKESSINEAIDRMRHSATRALLERDDVLIVASVSCLYGIGSVETYSAMIFDLKKGQVVDQREIIRKLVALQYKRNEAAFVRGTFRVRGDSLEIFPSHYEDTAWRVSFFGDDIEEIVEFDPLTGAKVATLDHIRVYANSHHVTPGPTLKQAMEAIKHELAERLKELEIEGRLLEAQRLEQRTNFDLEMIAATGSCAGIENYSRFLTGRLPGEPPPTLFEYLPENALLFVDESHQTVPQIGAMARGDHRRKITLAEHGFRLPSCIDNRPLRFNEWDAMRPQTVSVSATPGGWEMEQTGGVFVEQVIRPTGLIDPPVEIRPVEEQVQDLIQECRATAAKGYRTLVTTLTKRMAEDLTEYMHEAGIKVRYMHSDVETLERIELIRDLRMGVYDVLIGINLLREGLDIPECGLVAILDADKEGFLRSETSLIQTIGRAARNVEGRVILYADRMTGSMERALGETSRRREKQEAYNAEHGITPETVKKNIGDIIAHVSSKDQVTVEIDADRPHMVGHNLRAYIEELEKKMRDAAANLEFEEAGRLRDQIRSLENEELGLPAGEHKAPVMGRSNEGKPGTRKTRYGKVQRKFGSGRR; encoded by the coding sequence ATGGCAATCCAGATTCGCACCACCCTCGACGAGCCGGAAACCGGCGAGAGCTTCGTTCCGCATCGCCCGCAGCGGCCCGAGAAGGCCGAGGGCGGCAAGAAGTTCAAGCTCATCTCCGATTATGAGCCCTCGGGCGACCAGCGCACCGCGATCCCGGAGCTGGTCGAACAGGCCCGCGCGGGCGAGCGCGATCAGGTGCTGCTGGGCGTCACGGGCTCCGGCAAGACCTTCACCATGGCCAAGGTGATCGAGGCGCTTCAGCGCCCCGCGCTGGTGCTCGCGCCGAACAAGATCCTCGCCGCGCAGCTCTATGGCGAGTTCAAGAGCTTCTTCCCCGAAAATGCGGTCGAATATTTCGTCAGCTATTACGACTATTACCAGCCGGAGGCGTACGTCCCGCGCACCGACACCTATATCGAGAAGGAAAGCTCGATCAACGAGGCGATCGATCGGATGCGCCATTCGGCGACGCGCGCGCTGCTCGAGCGTGACGACGTGCTGATCGTTGCATCGGTGTCCTGCCTCTATGGCATTGGCTCGGTCGAAACCTATTCGGCGATGATCTTCGACTTGAAGAAGGGGCAGGTGGTCGATCAGCGCGAGATCATCCGCAAGCTCGTCGCGCTGCAATACAAGCGCAACGAGGCCGCTTTCGTGCGCGGCACCTTCCGCGTGCGCGGCGACAGCCTCGAAATCTTCCCCTCGCATTATGAAGACACCGCCTGGCGCGTGTCTTTCTTCGGCGACGATATTGAGGAGATCGTCGAGTTCGATCCGCTCACTGGTGCCAAGGTGGCCACTCTCGACCACATCCGCGTCTATGCCAATTCGCACCATGTCACGCCCGGTCCGACGCTCAAGCAAGCGATGGAGGCGATCAAGCACGAGCTTGCCGAGCGGCTGAAGGAGCTGGAGATCGAGGGCAGGCTGCTCGAGGCGCAGCGGCTGGAGCAGCGCACGAATTTCGACCTCGAGATGATCGCCGCAACCGGAAGCTGCGCGGGAATCGAGAATTACAGCCGCTTCCTCACCGGCCGCCTGCCCGGCGAGCCACCGCCGACTCTGTTCGAATATCTTCCCGAAAACGCGCTGTTGTTCGTCGACGAAAGCCATCAGACCGTGCCGCAGATCGGCGCGATGGCGCGCGGCGACCACCGCCGCAAGATCACGCTGGCCGAACACGGCTTCCGCCTTCCCAGCTGCATCGACAATCGCCCGCTGCGGTTCAACGAATGGGATGCGATGCGCCCGCAGACGGTCAGCGTCTCGGCGACGCCCGGCGGCTGGGAAATGGAGCAGACCGGCGGCGTATTCGTCGAACAGGTGATCCGGCCCACCGGGCTGATCGATCCGCCGGTGGAAATCCGGCCCGTCGAGGAGCAGGTCCAGGACCTGATCCAGGAGTGCCGCGCCACTGCCGCCAAAGGCTATCGTACACTGGTGACCACGCTCACCAAGCGCATGGCCGAAGACCTCACCGAATATATGCACGAAGCCGGCATCAAGGTCCGCTACATGCACTCGGACGTCGAGACGCTGGAGCGGATCGAGCTGATCCGCGACCTGCGGATGGGCGTCTATGACGTGCTGATCGGCATCAACCTGCTGCGCGAGGGGCTCGACATCCCCGAATGCGGGCTGGTGGCGATCCTCGACGCCGACAAAGAAGGATTCCTGCGTTCGGAGACCTCGCTGATCCAGACAATCGGCCGCGCCGCCCGCAACGTCGAGGGGCGGGTGATCCTCTATGCCGACCGGATGACCGGCAGCATGGAGCGCGCGCTAGGCGAAACCAGCCGCCGCCGCGAGAAGCAGGAAGCGTATAATGCCGAGCACGGCATCACGCCGGAAACGGTGAAGAAGAACATCGGCGACATCATCGCCCATGTCTCCAGCAAGGATCAGGTTACCGTCGAGATCGACGCGGATCGGCCGCACATGGTGGGCCATAATCTGCGCGCCTATATCGAGGAGCTGGAGAAGAAGATGCGCGATGCGGCCGCCAATCTCGAATTTGAGGAGGCGGGCCGATTGCGCGACCAGATCCGCAGCCTCGAGAATGAGGAACTCGGGCTGCCCGCCGGCGAGCATAAGGCGCCGGTCATGGGTCGTTCCAACGAAGGAAAGCCGGGCACCCGCAAGACGCGCTATGGCAAGGTCCAGCGCAAGTTCGGCAGTGGCCGGCGCTGA
- a CDS encoding DUF3617 domain-containing protein: MQRLILVSAAALALAACGGADSTEETAAATGEVSVTNATAEQVAAQVQAARTRSPMQAGQWEQQLEIVSVELPGVPEGPQRTMAEQMANAGARTVNRCVTEEEANRVNLDALGGVGRNCFYHRLRIADGEIDARFTCTTPGGDTVESTMDGKLAGDEMDLTIDSSTELANTPGSIDMKLRISGRRTGDCPA, translated from the coding sequence ATGCAGCGTTTGATCCTGGTTTCGGCGGCGGCACTCGCGCTCGCGGCGTGCGGCGGAGCGGACAGCACCGAGGAAACCGCCGCCGCCACCGGCGAGGTCTCGGTGACCAATGCCACCGCCGAGCAAGTGGCGGCGCAGGTCCAGGCGGCGCGGACCCGCAGTCCGATGCAGGCCGGCCAATGGGAGCAGCAGCTCGAGATCGTCTCTGTCGAGCTGCCCGGCGTGCCCGAAGGTCCGCAGCGGACGATGGCCGAGCAGATGGCGAACGCCGGCGCGCGTACGGTGAACCGCTGCGTAACCGAGGAAGAGGCCAATCGCGTCAATCTCGACGCGCTGGGCGGCGTCGGGCGCAACTGTTTCTACCATCGGCTGCGCATCGCCGATGGCGAGATCGATGCGCGCTTCACCTGCACCACGCCGGGCGGCGACACGGTGGAAAGCACCATGGACGGAAAGCTGGCCGGAGATGAAATGGACCTGACGATCGATTCGTCGACCGAGCTGGCGAACACCCCCGGATCGATCGACATGAAGCTACGGATCAGCGGCCGGCGGACCGGGGACTGCCCGGCCTGA
- the ligA gene encoding NAD-dependent DNA ligase LigA, translated as MPNLPQTDEEAAAELARLAAEIARHNALYHGQDTPEISDAAFDSLMRRNADVEAAFPHLVRTDSPSAQIGAAPAGHLAKVRHARPMMSLDNGFSDEEVREFIGRVRRFLSLDEAEPVALTAEPKIDGLSCSLRYEGGRLVRALTRGDGETGEDVTANVRTIADIPQSLDTALDLLEVRGEIYMEKAAFAALNARLRDEAAEAGDPGKARQFANPRNAAAGSLRQKDAAVTAARPLRFFAHGWGEVSQAPADTQYAAMQAIAALGFPLAPLVARHDGVEGVLEHYRSIEAQRADLPFDIDGVVYKIDRLDWQARLGNVGRAPRWALAHKFPAEQAQTTLERIDIQVGRTGKLTPVARLEPVTVGGVVVTNATLHNADEIARLNVWPGDRVVVQRAGDVIPQIVENLSRDETRGAWPFPTHCPECGSAAEREPGEVDWRCSGGLICPAQRVERLRHFVSRHALDIEGLGLTHIESFFRDGLVKTPADIFRITRDALLTRERWAEVSADNLVAAIDARRAPPLDRFLFALGIRHVGEITARDLARRWTSWTEFREMIGRALAKRAELTPALGESDAKYAERVGKELAAIVETAGIGPEVARALVDFFAEPHNAEAVDDLLEQVRPGDVVHETRESEVSGKTLVFTGTLETLSRDEAKAQAEALGARVAGSVSAKTDLVIAGPGAGSKLNKARDLGIAVIDEAGWAAIVAAAK; from the coding sequence ATGCCGAATCTGCCGCAGACCGATGAGGAAGCCGCCGCCGAACTGGCGCGCCTTGCCGCGGAGATCGCGCGGCACAATGCGCTGTATCACGGGCAGGACACGCCGGAGATCAGCGACGCCGCCTTCGACTCGCTGATGCGGCGGAACGCGGACGTCGAAGCCGCCTTCCCGCATCTCGTGCGCACCGATTCGCCTTCGGCGCAGATCGGCGCCGCACCTGCGGGGCATCTCGCCAAGGTGCGCCACGCACGGCCGATGATGAGCCTCGACAATGGCTTTTCCGACGAGGAGGTGCGCGAGTTCATCGGCCGGGTGCGCCGCTTCCTCAGCCTCGATGAGGCGGAGCCGGTCGCGCTCACCGCGGAGCCCAAGATCGACGGCCTCTCCTGCTCGCTGCGCTACGAAGGCGGACGGCTGGTCCGCGCGCTCACCCGCGGCGACGGCGAGACCGGCGAGGATGTGACCGCGAACGTCCGCACCATTGCCGACATTCCCCAGTCGCTCGACACCGCCTTAGACCTCCTCGAAGTGCGCGGCGAAATCTATATGGAGAAAGCGGCGTTCGCGGCGCTGAATGCACGGCTGCGCGACGAGGCGGCAGAGGCAGGCGATCCGGGGAAGGCGCGCCAGTTCGCCAATCCGCGCAATGCCGCCGCCGGTTCGCTGCGCCAGAAGGACGCGGCGGTCACTGCCGCGCGACCGCTGCGCTTCTTCGCACACGGCTGGGGTGAGGTCTCGCAAGCGCCTGCCGACACCCAATATGCAGCGATGCAGGCGATCGCCGCTCTGGGCTTTCCGCTCGCGCCGCTGGTCGCGCGCCACGACGGAGTCGAAGGCGTACTCGAACATTATCGCAGCATCGAGGCGCAGCGCGCCGACCTGCCGTTCGACATCGACGGCGTCGTCTACAAGATCGACCGGCTCGACTGGCAGGCGCGGCTCGGCAACGTCGGCCGCGCGCCGCGCTGGGCGCTGGCGCACAAGTTTCCCGCCGAACAGGCGCAAACCACGCTCGAACGGATCGACATCCAGGTCGGTCGCACGGGCAAGCTCACCCCGGTAGCACGGCTCGAGCCAGTGACCGTGGGCGGCGTCGTCGTCACCAACGCCACGCTCCACAATGCCGACGAGATCGCCCGGCTGAACGTGTGGCCCGGCGATCGGGTGGTGGTGCAGCGCGCCGGCGACGTGATCCCGCAGATCGTGGAGAACCTCAGCCGCGACGAAACGCGCGGCGCCTGGCCCTTCCCCACCCACTGCCCCGAATGCGGGTCGGCGGCCGAGCGCGAGCCGGGCGAAGTCGACTGGCGCTGCTCGGGCGGGCTCATCTGCCCGGCGCAGCGCGTCGAGCGGCTGCGCCACTTCGTCTCGCGCCACGCGCTCGACATCGAGGGACTCGGCCTGACCCACATCGAGAGCTTCTTCCGCGACGGACTGGTGAAGACGCCGGCCGACATCTTCCGCATCACTCGCGACGCGCTGCTCACGCGCGAGCGCTGGGCCGAGGTTTCGGCCGACAATCTGGTCGCCGCGATCGACGCGCGGCGCGCGCCGCCGCTCGATCGCTTTCTCTTCGCGCTCGGCATCCGGCACGTCGGCGAAATCACCGCGCGCGATCTCGCGCGGCGCTGGACGAGCTGGACGGAGTTCCGCGAGATGATAGGCCGCGCGCTGGCGAAGCGCGCCGAGCTGACGCCAGCGCTCGGCGAAAGCGACGCCAAATATGCAGAGCGCGTGGGCAAGGAGCTGGCAGCGATCGTCGAAACCGCCGGGATCGGGCCAGAAGTCGCGCGCGCGCTGGTCGATTTCTTCGCCGAGCCGCACAACGCCGAGGCAGTCGACGATCTGCTCGAACAGGTCCGGCCCGGCGACGTGGTTCACGAAACGCGCGAGTCTGAGGTCAGCGGCAAGACCCTGGTGTTCACCGGCACGCTGGAGACGCTGAGCCGCGACGAGGCAAAGGCACAGGCCGAGGCGCTGGGTGCGCGCGTGGCGGGATCGGTTTCGGCGAAGACCGACCTGGTAATCGCCGGCCCGGGCGCGGGATCGAAGCTGAACAAGGCGCGCGATCTGGGGATCGCGGTGATCGACGAAGCCGGCTGGGCAGCAATCGTCGCCGCGGCGAAGTGA
- a CDS encoding TonB-dependent receptor: MRTKLFAGVAFAALFTPAAAFAQSAGSIEFGGDDIVVSGVRATDVGGIDVPTEPKAKVEIERELILRQRPGQTINDTINLVPGVNFQNNDPWGSQGGTFTIRGFDGGRVSQTIDGIPLNDSGGYALYTNQQQDPETLASVNVNLGSTDVDSPTASAVGGTVNIRTRVPGDELGAMVAATYGNILAEGSGDRPFNRIFGMIDTGDLTGMGTKAFFSASYAHAESAFNNYGVTEKQQYNGRIYQELGANGDYISVAGHYNENRNNFFGSNFRLSGFPTEGEGRFYDINYPCQIDAPQTGVADSTNSCGTEFDRRYNPSNTGNIRGSSRFTLSDGLILTVEPSFQYVKANGGGVTSAREGGYTVGGETLYGYIGNRYYFGRDLNGDGDVLDTGTSSSAGVLLTNPSQTQTRRYGVIAGLSYELNADNRVRVIYTFDRAKHRQTGQLGFVARNGEPFDVFPVNDPVLDANGEAVQKRNRLSYATLHQVAADYRGNFFDDALTVRLGLRAPFFSRDLTNYCFTTSSEGFVDCVSSGSEAAYAAANPNYAPPQSRYFEYDKLLPNVGFTYNFTPAASVFGSYSQGLGVPGTDQLYDSFYFPDGTADARPDPETTDNFDLGVRYQTGRVQAQLVGWFTRFDNRISTTYDPVLDQTFTSNLGPVEKYGVDANIAFRPVPSLLLYVFGSYLHSEIKEDVPTDGGVLETAGKFESDTPEYSFGGRVQGTFGDLDIGAQVKHTGPRWVNDINTVQIDGYTLVDLDVRYSLASAGLEQTYLQLNVNNLFDELYIGSINSDLTQTNPFVNIGSPRSISASLIVGF; encoded by the coding sequence ATGCGCACCAAGCTTTTCGCTGGCGTGGCGTTCGCCGCGCTCTTCACTCCCGCCGCCGCATTCGCGCAGTCGGCGGGCTCCATCGAATTCGGCGGCGATGACATCGTCGTTTCGGGCGTCCGCGCGACCGACGTCGGCGGCATCGACGTTCCGACCGAGCCCAAGGCGAAGGTCGAGATCGAGCGCGAGCTGATCCTGCGCCAGCGCCCCGGCCAGACGATCAACGACACGATCAACCTGGTGCCCGGCGTCAACTTCCAGAACAACGATCCCTGGGGCTCGCAGGGCGGCACCTTCACCATCCGCGGCTTCGACGGCGGCCGCGTCTCGCAGACGATCGACGGCATCCCGCTGAACGATTCGGGCGGCTATGCGCTGTACACCAACCAGCAGCAGGACCCCGAGACGCTCGCCTCGGTGAACGTCAACCTCGGCTCGACCGACGTCGACAGCCCCACCGCCTCGGCCGTCGGCGGCACCGTCAACATCCGCACCCGCGTCCCCGGTGACGAGCTGGGCGCCATGGTCGCCGCGACCTACGGCAACATCCTGGCCGAAGGCTCGGGCGATCGTCCGTTCAACCGCATTTTCGGCATGATCGACACCGGCGATCTGACGGGCATGGGCACCAAGGCGTTCTTCTCGGCCTCCTATGCGCATGCGGAAAGCGCCTTCAACAACTATGGCGTGACCGAAAAGCAGCAGTACAACGGCCGTATCTATCAGGAACTGGGCGCCAACGGCGACTATATCTCGGTTGCGGGCCACTATAACGAGAACCGCAACAACTTCTTCGGTTCGAACTTCCGCCTGTCGGGTTTCCCGACCGAAGGCGAAGGCCGCTTCTACGACATCAACTATCCGTGCCAGATCGACGCGCCGCAGACCGGCGTCGCCGACTCGACGAACAGCTGCGGCACCGAATTCGACCGTCGCTACAACCCTTCGAACACCGGCAACATCCGCGGTTCGTCGCGCTTCACTCTGTCGGACGGCCTGATCCTGACGGTCGAGCCGAGCTTCCAATATGTGAAGGCGAATGGCGGCGGCGTCACCTCGGCGCGCGAAGGCGGTTACACCGTCGGCGGCGAGACGCTCTATGGCTACATCGGCAACCGCTACTACTTCGGCCGTGACCTGAACGGCGACGGCGACGTGCTCGATACCGGCACCAGCTCGTCGGCGGGCGTGCTGCTCACCAACCCGAGCCAGACCCAGACGCGCCGCTATGGTGTGATCGCCGGCCTGTCCTATGAGCTGAACGCCGACAATCGGGTTCGCGTGATCTACACCTTCGATCGCGCCAAGCATCGCCAGACGGGCCAGCTGGGCTTCGTCGCCCGGAATGGCGAACCCTTTGACGTTTTCCCGGTCAACGATCCGGTGCTCGACGCGAACGGCGAAGCGGTCCAGAAGCGCAACCGCCTGTCCTACGCCACGCTGCACCAGGTGGCCGCCGACTATCGCGGCAACTTCTTCGACGACGCGCTGACGGTCCGCCTCGGCCTGCGCGCGCCGTTCTTCTCGCGCGATCTGACCAACTATTGCTTCACCACCTCGTCGGAGGGCTTCGTCGACTGCGTCAGCAGCGGTTCGGAAGCGGCCTATGCCGCGGCCAACCCGAACTATGCGCCGCCGCAGAGCCGCTACTTCGAATATGACAAGCTGCTGCCGAACGTCGGCTTCACCTACAACTTCACTCCGGCGGCCTCGGTCTTCGGCAGCTACTCGCAGGGTCTCGGCGTCCCCGGCACCGACCAGCTCTACGACAGCTTCTACTTCCCCGACGGCACGGCCGATGCGCGTCCGGACCCGGAGACGACCGACAACTTCGACCTTGGCGTGCGCTATCAGACCGGCCGCGTCCAGGCGCAGCTCGTCGGCTGGTTCACGCGTTTCGACAACCGTATCTCGACCACCTATGACCCGGTGCTGGACCAGACGTTCACCAGCAACCTCGGCCCGGTCGAGAAGTACGGCGTCGACGCCAACATCGCCTTCCGTCCGGTTCCGTCGCTCCTGCTCTATGTGTTCGGTTCGTACCTGCACTCGGAGATCAAGGAAGACGTGCCGACCGACGGTGGGGTCCTCGAGACCGCCGGGAAGTTCGAAAGCGACACGCCCGAATATTCGTTTGGCGGCCGCGTCCAGGGCACCTTCGGCGATCTCGACATCGGCGCGCAGGTGAAGCACACCGGCCCGCGCTGGGTGAACGACATCAACACCGTGCAGATCGACGGCTACACGCTGGTCGACCTCGACGTGCGCTACTCGCTGGCGTCGGCGGGTCTGGAGCAGACCTACCTCCAGCTGAACGTCAACAACCTGTTCGACGAGCTGTACATCGGCAGCATCAACTCCGATCTGACGCAGACGAACCCGTTCGTGAACATCGGTTCGCCGCGTTCGATCAGCGCGTCGCTGATCGTCGGCTTCTAA